CAATATAAAACAATGCCTTTCAGGCATTTTCTTTATTTTTTCTGAACACCACGAACTTGCTTGCGAAATAATTCAGAAGGATCTCTATCATGCTGACGGTGATCTTCGCGACCAGGCCGTCGATATCGAAGAGCGACTGGTTCATACCAAGGTTGTACAGTATCGGGAACGCCACAATCGCGACCACCCCCGTCACTATCCGCAGGAAGAAGAAGGAACTGATCTCTTTAGCGAGCACAGATCTTTCGACGGAACGGCTCAGGAAGACGACCCATTTGTTCAGAACGAAGGCGAAGGACACGCCGCAGACCCACGAGAGGACGTTGCTGATGTTGATATCAATGCCGAGCCAGACAAAAAGGGCATATGTTCCCCAGCTTACAAACACAGTGCCGGCTCCGCAGATAAGATAGAGCAATCCTTCCCTGTGTTTTCCAAAAAGGTCTGCGGTGAGGCCCATGTGTTCCCAGGTCGCATAAGCGCTGCATTATAATATCTTTTGTCTCAGCCGCTTCCTTTAGGAAAAGTAAAGAAGGGTTTCATGAATGAGGATTGCGAGCAGACCACCATAGCGTTCAGCACGCTGATGGTCATCGGCAATACAAGGAAGGGGATCTGTGCCGAAAACCTTGTAA
This genomic interval from Candidatus Methanoplasma cognatum contains the following:
- a CDS encoding GtrA family protein; this encodes MGLTADLFGKHREGLLYLICGAGTVFVSWGTYALFVWLGIDINISNVLSWVCGVSFAFVLNKWVVFLSRSVERSVLAKEISSFFFLRIVTGVVAIVAFPILYNLGMNQSLFDIDGLVAKITVSMIEILLNYFASKFVVFRKNKENA